From [Clostridium] symbiosum, a single genomic window includes:
- a CDS encoding ABC transporter permease: protein MRTFLTYFKLELKRTLKSIPYFLAGAIVLVLLAGTIAFSASKMLYGEQAVGKIHVGVVVPENDRLASMAINMVASLDSVGSLCEFVYVDGEEGSKLLNRGEIFALMELPQGLLEGIMDGSNIPVTITFPENAGLEGAVFRELTEAGTSILSTAQAAIYATDDLLINHQMESSIGQAEKDLNTIFMRYALVREAYFRTEKVSASGDVSTVVFYGISASVLILLLLGIPAAPIVRPYKISVEQKLALCGIGRVKRTAVRTASLTMLLLLASLIPLFFMLKKGYLGSAVTAFCGWFFVCLAAAGWILFIYELCGNTTAAILLLFFSTAVMIFISGGIIPAVFLPEAVGRLGKWMPVSFLFDGVRWMVNGDGIIPVLKLILMEAAVFGLSAVVRRKEYDYE, encoded by the coding sequence ATGCGTACATTTTTGACATATTTTAAACTGGAATTGAAGAGGACGTTAAAAAGTATCCCATATTTTCTTGCAGGAGCAATTGTGCTGGTTTTACTGGCTGGCACAATTGCTTTTTCTGCAAGTAAGATGCTGTATGGAGAACAGGCAGTCGGGAAGATTCATGTGGGAGTTGTGGTGCCCGAGAACGACAGGCTGGCATCGATGGCCATAAATATGGTGGCGTCACTGGACAGTGTGGGGAGTCTCTGCGAATTTGTCTATGTGGACGGTGAGGAAGGAAGTAAACTTTTAAACCGCGGGGAAATCTTTGCCCTGATGGAACTTCCGCAGGGGCTTTTAGAGGGAATTATGGACGGAAGCAATATTCCGGTTACCATCACGTTTCCGGAGAATGCAGGTCTGGAGGGAGCGGTATTCAGGGAGCTGACCGAGGCAGGAACCTCCATCTTAAGCACGGCGCAGGCCGCTATCTATGCGACGGACGACCTTCTGATTAACCATCAGATGGAGAGCTCTATCGGACAGGCGGAGAAAGATTTAAATACAATTTTCATGCGCTATGCCCTGGTGAGGGAGGCATATTTCAGGACCGAGAAAGTCAGTGCGTCCGGTGATGTGTCAACCGTGGTATTTTACGGCATATCGGCCTCGGTCCTGATCCTTCTGCTGCTGGGAATCCCGGCGGCGCCCATTGTAAGGCCCTATAAGATTTCGGTGGAGCAGAAACTGGCTCTCTGCGGGATTGGAAGAGTGAAAAGGACGGCCGTGCGGACGGCGTCCCTGACCATGCTTCTTCTCCTTGCATCGTTGATTCCGCTTTTTTTCATGTTGAAAAAGGGCTATCTCGGCAGTGCAGTAACGGCGTTCTGCGGCTGGTTTTTTGTATGCCTTGCGGCGGCAGGCTGGATTCTGTTTATCTATGAACTGTGTGGGAACACGACGGCGGCGATTCTGCTCCTGTTCTTTTCCACGGCGGTGATGATCTTCATTTCGGGCGGAATTATCCCGGCCGTATTTTTACCGGAGGCAGTCGGCAGGCTGGGCAAATGGATGCCCGTTTCCTTCCTGTTTGACGGCGTCAGGTGGATGGTGAACGGCGACGGAATTATACCGGTTTTAAAACTGATTCTGATGGAAGCGGCGGTATTCGGGTTGTCTGCAGTAGTGAGAAGGAAGGAATATGATTATGAATAA
- the gltX gene encoding glutamate--tRNA ligase, whose translation MTKIRTRYAPSPTGKMHVGNLRTALYAYLIAKHEDGDYLLRIEDTDQERFVEGATEIIYNTLKDTGLQHDEGPDLGGEYGPYVQSERQKAGIYMDYAKVLLDKGEAYYCFCDQERLNSLKRTVNGEEIMNYDKHCLHLSKEEIEANLKAGKPYVIRQNNPREGKTTFHDEIYGDITVDNSELDDMVLIKSDGYPTYNFANVVDDHLQEITHVVRGNEYLSSSPKYNRLYEAFGWEVPVYVHCPTITNEEHKKLSKRSGHSSYQDLIDQGFISEAVVNFVALLGWSPESNQEIFSLDELVKEFNYKNISKSPAVFDMVKLKWMNGEYIKAMDFDRFYGLAEPYIKKVISKDLDLRKIASMVKTRVEVLPEIEGHIDFFEELPEYDTEMYIHKKMKTTKETSLEVLKELLPVLEAQEDYSNDGLFAVLSAYVAEKGVKTGFVMWPIRTAVSGKQMTPAGATEIMEVLGKEESLKRIRKGIELLSK comes from the coding sequence ATGACGAAGATCAGAACAAGATATGCCCCGAGCCCGACCGGCAAGATGCACGTCGGAAATTTGAGAACAGCATTATATGCTTATTTAATTGCAAAACATGAGGATGGAGATTATCTTCTCCGTATTGAGGATACAGACCAGGAACGTTTTGTTGAGGGTGCGACAGAGATTATCTACAACACCCTGAAGGATACGGGCCTGCAGCACGACGAAGGTCCCGATCTCGGAGGAGAGTATGGTCCCTATGTGCAGAGCGAACGCCAGAAAGCCGGAATTTATATGGACTATGCGAAGGTGCTTCTGGACAAGGGAGAGGCATATTACTGCTTCTGTGACCAGGAACGTCTGAACAGCCTTAAAAGGACTGTAAACGGCGAAGAGATTATGAACTATGACAAGCATTGCCTCCATTTGTCAAAAGAGGAGATAGAGGCAAATTTAAAGGCCGGCAAACCTTACGTAATCCGCCAGAACAACCCCAGAGAGGGAAAGACAACTTTCCACGATGAGATCTACGGAGATATCACGGTAGACAATTCGGAGCTGGATGATATGGTTCTCATTAAATCCGACGGATATCCGACCTACAACTTTGCCAACGTTGTCGACGACCACCTTCAGGAGATTACCCACGTTGTCCGTGGCAATGAGTACTTGTCCTCTTCCCCGAAATACAACCGTCTCTATGAGGCATTCGGCTGGGAGGTCCCGGTATACGTGCACTGTCCAACCATCACCAATGAGGAGCACAAGAAGCTGAGTAAGCGAAGCGGCCATTCTTCCTATCAGGATCTGATTGATCAGGGATTTATTTCAGAGGCTGTTGTCAACTTTGTGGCTCTTTTAGGCTGGTCCCCTGAGAGCAACCAGGAGATTTTCTCCCTGGACGAGCTGGTAAAGGAATTCAATTATAAAAATATCAGCAAATCTCCGGCCGTATTTGACATGGTCAAATTAAAATGGATGAACGGCGAATATATCAAGGCAATGGACTTTGACCGTTTCTACGGCTTAGCGGAGCCTTATATTAAGAAGGTAATCAGCAAAGATCTGGATCTCAGAAAGATTGCCTCCATGGTTAAGACAAGAGTTGAAGTTCTCCCGGAGATTGAAGGCCATATTGATTTCTTTGAAGAGCTTCCGGAATACGACACCGAGATGTATATCCACAAGAAGATGAAGACAACGAAAGAAACTTCCCTCGAAGTATTGAAGGAGCTTCTCCCTGTCCTGGAGGCACAGGAAGACTATAGTAACGACGGCCTCTTTGCAGTTCTTTCCGCTTATGTGGCGGAAAAGGGAGTTAAGACCGGATTCGTGATGTGGCCCATCCGTACGGCCGTTTCCGGCAAGCAGATGACACCTGCCGGAGCCACAGAGATTATGGAAGTACTGGGCAAAGAAGAATCCCTTAAGAGAATCAGAAAAGGAATTGAACTCTTATCAAAGTGA
- the ccmA gene encoding heme ABC exporter ATP-binding protein CcmA has product MLEVREIFKHYKKKQILNGISLKAEPGQCIGIAGGNGCGKTTLLSILAGVNQPDKGSILFDGVEAVGNRKVFERNAAYVPQDNPLIPELTARDNYRLWFKGDKKEMERDLAEGVGKFLRLSEFLDTPAGKLSGGQKKRLSIASALSNQASLLIMDEPGAALDLGAKEEILTYIRNYLKRGGTVILTSHEIGELSVCTQLYVMKCGILMPVSEKISAGELVELF; this is encoded by the coding sequence ATGCTGGAAGTACGGGAAATATTTAAACATTATAAAAAGAAACAGATACTGAACGGAATCTCACTGAAAGCAGAGCCGGGACAGTGCATCGGTATCGCGGGCGGAAACGGCTGCGGCAAGACGACGCTCCTGTCCATACTGGCGGGAGTGAACCAGCCGGATAAGGGGAGCATCCTTTTCGACGGCGTGGAAGCGGTGGGAAACAGAAAAGTATTTGAAAGAAATGCCGCATACGTGCCGCAGGATAACCCGCTGATACCGGAGCTGACGGCCCGGGATAATTACAGGCTGTGGTTTAAAGGGGATAAAAAGGAGATGGAACGCGATCTGGCGGAGGGCGTCGGTAAATTTTTGCGTCTCTCGGAATTTCTGGACACACCGGCCGGAAAGCTTTCGGGCGGCCAGAAAAAAAGGCTCAGTATCGCCTCCGCGCTTTCCAATCAGGCGTCCCTTCTGATTATGGACGAGCCGGGAGCGGCCCTTGACCTGGGAGCAAAAGAAGAGATACTTACCTATATCCGGAATTATCTGAAACGAGGCGGCACCGTGATACTGACTTCCCATGAGATAGGGGAACTGTCCGTGTGCACGCAGCTTTATGTGATGAAGTGCGGGATTTTGATGCCGGTATCGGAAAAAATATCGGCAGGGGAGCTGGTTGAGCTGTTCTAG
- a CDS encoding ABC transporter permease — translation MNKLFLWFLLSCKRQLKKIFFLLLLLILPAGMWMFHRAEEKSPGKIAIALFTDGDEWNQEIAETLTKGDHSFEFYQCETLKELQDDVASKKAECGYSFPAGFRELLRDGKYKRSVRLYVSPSTVADKLSSEVVFAGLFDIFGRELLEEYAHTGTAFETARAEGRKNMEPELVWKELEPLYDQYLENGSTFAFEYRTAGEGAIRENAVTAVFPVRGICAVFIFVMGLAAAVTAGEDETRGLYSSMTAGRKRGCMLVQLAAPVFLSCLSAYACLALSGSLRTAGRELVSLFLYGILVLFFSYLLLVIVKSPLIIAGLIPFFILGSLIVCPVFADLSVFVPVLGVLRRFFLPYYYLIM, via the coding sequence ATGAATAAACTTTTTTTATGGTTCCTTCTATCCTGCAAAAGGCAGCTTAAAAAAATATTTTTCCTGCTTCTGCTTCTGATCCTCCCGGCCGGAATGTGGATGTTCCACCGGGCGGAGGAAAAGAGCCCGGGAAAAATCGCAATTGCACTTTTCACGGACGGGGACGAATGGAATCAGGAGATAGCGGAGACACTGACTAAAGGAGATCATTCTTTTGAATTTTACCAGTGTGAAACACTGAAAGAACTGCAGGACGATGTGGCGTCCAAGAAAGCGGAGTGCGGCTATTCATTTCCCGCCGGCTTCAGGGAGCTTTTAAGGGACGGCAAATATAAGCGTTCGGTAAGGCTCTATGTATCGCCCTCCACCGTGGCCGACAAGCTTTCCTCGGAGGTGGTGTTTGCCGGGCTGTTTGATATTTTCGGAAGAGAGCTTCTGGAAGAGTACGCCCACACGGGCACTGCATTTGAAACAGCCAGGGCGGAAGGCCGGAAGAACATGGAACCGGAGCTTGTGTGGAAGGAACTGGAGCCTCTTTACGATCAGTACCTGGAAAACGGAAGCACATTTGCATTCGAATACAGGACGGCGGGAGAGGGAGCGATCAGGGAAAATGCGGTAACGGCCGTTTTTCCCGTAAGAGGCATCTGCGCCGTTTTTATCTTTGTCATGGGCCTTGCCGCAGCCGTAACGGCCGGTGAGGACGAGACGAGGGGACTGTATTCCTCCATGACGGCAGGCAGAAAAAGAGGCTGCATGCTAGTACAGCTCGCGGCCCCGGTTTTTCTGTCATGCCTTTCCGCCTATGCCTGTCTGGCTCTTTCGGGCAGCCTGCGCACGGCAGGGCGGGAGTTGGTATCGCTTTTCCTGTACGGAATATTGGTGCTGTTCTTTTCCTATCTGCTGCTGGTCATCGTGAAAAGTCCGCTGATCATAGCCGGGCTGATTCCGTTCTTTATCCTGGGCAGCCTGATTGTGTGCCCGGTGTTTGCGGATTTGTCGGTTTTTGTACCGGTATTAGGGGTGTTGAGGCGGTTTTTCCTGCCGTACTATTATCTTATTATGTGA
- a CDS encoding ATP-dependent helicase has protein sequence MEFGRTQEQAIRHRDGPMMVLAGPGSGKTTVITHRIKYLTEDCRINPSDILVITFTRAAAEEMKERYVRLTGAARGVSFGTFHSIFFQILKLAYRYTAQNIVRTEQQMQFIRELAGKEELELEDENEFVTSVLSEISSVKGEMIDLRHYYSKNCPDETFRRIFSGYEEQMRRSGLIDFDDMMVMCWQLFRERKDILAAWQKRYRYILIDEFQDINRLQYEIIRLIAKPENNLFIVGDDDQSIYRFRGARPEIMLGFEKDYKDAKRILLDVNYRCTAEIAGPSLRLIENNEKRFKKNIKTAGARGKNIITRVWQDSFEENNRIAGEIKQYLAAGYQYSDIAVLYRTNSGPRLLMEKLMEYNLPFRAKDTVPNLYEHWISRNILTYIKIALGSRERSDFLQIINRPNRYISRDSLRNQTVDFGELKSWYSEKDWMVDRIENLEYDLKAVSRMSPLAAVNYIRQGIGYDGFLEEYAGFRRMKPEELLETADQLKESAAGYKTYEEWFRHIEDYGEELKRQASAGKASEEDAVTLATMHGSKGLEFKIVYILDANEGVTPHSKAALDEDIEEERRLFYVAMTRAKERLHVYAVKERYHKKVEVSRFVEEYLG, from the coding sequence ATGGAATTTGGCAGGACACAGGAACAGGCGATACGCCACAGGGACGGGCCGATGATGGTACTGGCGGGGCCAGGTTCCGGAAAGACCACGGTAATTACACACAGGATCAAATATCTGACGGAGGACTGCAGAATCAACCCGTCGGATATTCTCGTTATTACATTTACCAGGGCCGCCGCGGAGGAGATGAAGGAGCGCTATGTGCGCCTGACCGGAGCGGCGCGGGGAGTTTCCTTCGGCACATTCCATTCAATCTTTTTTCAGATATTGAAGCTGGCTTACCGTTATACGGCGCAGAACATTGTGCGGACGGAACAGCAGATGCAGTTCATCAGGGAACTGGCAGGGAAAGAAGAGCTGGAACTGGAGGATGAGAATGAATTTGTCACCTCTGTTTTAAGTGAGATCAGCTCCGTAAAGGGAGAAATGATCGATTTGAGGCATTATTACTCCAAAAACTGTCCGGATGAAACCTTCCGGAGGATTTTCAGCGGGTATGAGGAACAGATGAGACGGTCAGGACTCATTGATTTTGATGATATGATGGTCATGTGCTGGCAGTTGTTCCGGGAAAGGAAAGATATTCTGGCGGCATGGCAGAAGCGGTACCGCTACATCCTGATTGACGAGTTTCAGGATATTAACCGACTGCAGTATGAAATCATCCGTCTCATCGCAAAACCGGAAAACAACCTGTTCATCGTCGGTGACGACGATCAGTCCATCTACCGTTTCCGCGGCGCCAGACCGGAGATTATGCTGGGATTTGAGAAAGATTATAAAGATGCGAAGCGTATTCTCCTGGATGTGAACTACAGATGCACGGCAGAGATTGCAGGTCCCTCCCTGCGCCTGATTGAGAATAATGAAAAACGTTTCAAAAAGAACATAAAGACCGCAGGCGCAAGGGGAAAAAATATTATTACCAGGGTCTGGCAGGACAGCTTTGAGGAAAACAACCGGATTGCCGGGGAGATAAAGCAATACCTGGCTGCCGGGTATCAATACAGTGATATCGCAGTTCTCTACAGAACCAACTCAGGCCCCAGGCTCCTGATGGAAAAACTGATGGAATACAATCTTCCCTTCAGGGCAAAAGACACCGTGCCCAATCTCTATGAGCACTGGATATCAAGAAATATACTGACTTATATCAAAATTGCCCTGGGAAGCCGGGAAAGATCCGATTTCCTTCAGATAATCAACCGCCCCAACCGGTATATCAGCCGCGACAGCCTGCGTAACCAGACGGTGGATTTTGGAGAGCTGAAAAGCTGGTACAGTGAAAAAGACTGGATGGTGGACCGGATCGAGAATCTGGAATACGATCTCAAAGCAGTAAGCCGCATGTCACCTCTGGCAGCGGTAAATTACATACGCCAGGGAATCGGATACGACGGCTTTCTGGAGGAGTATGCCGGTTTCCGCAGAATGAAGCCGGAGGAACTTCTGGAGACAGCGGATCAGCTCAAAGAGAGCGCCGCCGGATACAAGACGTATGAGGAATGGTTCCGCCATATCGAGGACTATGGGGAAGAACTGAAACGCCAGGCATCGGCCGGGAAAGCATCAGAAGAAGATGCAGTCACCCTGGCCACGATGCACGGCTCAAAAGGGCTGGAATTCAAAATCGTCTATATTCTCGACGCCAACGAGGGGGTAACACCCCACAGCAAAGCGGCGTTAGACGAGGATATCGAGGAGGAGAGACGCCTCTTCTATGTCGCCATGACCAGGGCCAAAGAGCGCCTGCATGTGTACGCGGTAAAAGAGAGATACCATAAAAAAGTCGAAGTATCACGATTTGTGGAGGAGTATTTAGGATAA
- the mgtE gene encoding magnesium transporter, which translates to MLDEEIKIEEKIEELLKLAADKKYRDLKAQLVEMNEVDIASFIEELDSEKTVVVFRMLSKELATEVFACLPVDKQQHIITSITDYELRGIIDDLYVDDAVDMVEELPASIVKRVLQNSSPDTRKLINQFLNYPENSAGSVMTAEYVGLKKQMTVEEAFAYIRKYGVDKETIYTCYVMDEKRQLEGVVTVKDLLMNPYDTVLGDIMDVHVMKAYTTEDREEVVDTFNEYGLLSLPVVDKENRLVGIITVDDVMDVMEQEATETEDFEKMAAMLPSEKPYLKTSVFQLAKNRIPWLMILMVSSMVTGGILLKYENAFAAIPLLVTFVPMLMDTGGNSGSQASTMIIRGMAVGEVEPADILHVVWKELRVGMLCGVSLALVNFVRLMIQYPGKTLICLTVVLSIFFTVIIAKTIGCTLPILAKVIHLDPAIMAAPMITTIVDACSLMIYFQLASRLLGML; encoded by the coding sequence ATGTTAGATGAAGAGATCAAAATTGAAGAAAAAATTGAAGAGCTCCTGAAGCTGGCTGCCGATAAAAAGTACAGAGATTTAAAAGCGCAGCTTGTGGAGATGAATGAGGTGGATATCGCCTCCTTTATTGAGGAACTCGATTCGGAGAAGACGGTGGTTGTCTTCCGAATGCTGTCGAAGGAACTGGCAACGGAGGTTTTTGCCTGCCTGCCGGTCGACAAGCAGCAGCATATTATTACAAGTATTACCGATTATGAGCTGAGGGGCATCATTGATGACCTCTATGTGGACGATGCGGTAGACATGGTGGAGGAACTTCCCGCCAGTATTGTCAAACGAGTTCTGCAGAATTCAAGCCCCGATACAAGGAAGCTCATCAACCAGTTTTTAAATTATCCGGAGAACAGCGCCGGAAGCGTTATGACGGCCGAGTATGTGGGCCTGAAAAAGCAGATGACCGTAGAAGAGGCGTTTGCCTATATTCGAAAGTACGGTGTGGACAAGGAAACGATTTATACCTGCTACGTTATGGATGAAAAGAGACAGCTTGAGGGCGTCGTAACGGTCAAGGATCTCCTGATGAACCCGTATGACACGGTTCTGGGAGATATCATGGACGTCCATGTCATGAAGGCATATACGACGGAGGACCGGGAGGAAGTGGTGGACACGTTCAACGAGTACGGACTTCTGAGCCTTCCCGTTGTGGACAAGGAAAACCGCCTGGTGGGTATTATCACGGTCGATGATGTCATGGATGTCATGGAACAGGAGGCAACGGAGACGGAGGACTTCGAGAAGATGGCCGCCATGCTCCCCAGTGAGAAGCCGTATCTGAAAACCAGCGTATTCCAGCTTGCAAAGAACCGTATCCCCTGGCTGATGATCCTGATGGTCAGCAGCATGGTCACGGGAGGAATCCTGTTAAAATACGAGAATGCCTTTGCCGCAATTCCGCTGCTGGTAACCTTTGTTCCCATGCTGATGGATACGGGCGGAAATTCCGGAAGCCAGGCAAGCACGATGATCATCCGTGGTATGGCGGTCGGTGAGGTGGAACCTGCCGATATTCTTCATGTAGTATGGAAAGAGCTCCGAGTGGGAATGCTCTGCGGCGTCAGCCTGGCGCTTGTCAACTTCGTCAGACTGATGATACAGTATCCCGGAAAGACGCTGATCTGCCTGACCGTTGTACTGAGCATTTTCTTTACCGTAATCATTGCAAAAACCATCGGCTGTACCCTGCCGATCCTGGCAAAAGTAATCCACCTGGATCCGGCCATCATGGCCGCCCCGATGATCACCACGATAGTGGATGCCTGCAGCCTTATGATTTATTTCCAGCTGGCCAGCCGCCTGCTGGGGATGCTGTAA
- a CDS encoding cob(I)yrinic acid a,c-diamide adenosyltransferase, whose translation MSYTHIYCGDGKGKTTAAIGLAVRMAGCGGRAVLVRFLKNDDSGEVEALRQIKGITVIPCRKTFGFTWQMTEEQKREAADFYRDLFKEASDTALRCANEGQTLFVMDEVCAAVRSGLLEKEQILEFLDSCPENLEVVMTGRDPVPEFTERADYISEIRKIRHPFDDGVAARKGIEY comes from the coding sequence ATGTCATACACCCACATCTACTGCGGCGACGGAAAAGGCAAGACAACGGCCGCCATCGGCCTGGCCGTCAGAATGGCAGGCTGCGGAGGACGCGCAGTCCTCGTCCGCTTCCTGAAGAACGACGATTCGGGCGAAGTGGAAGCATTAAGGCAGATAAAAGGCATCACGGTAATTCCATGCAGGAAAACATTCGGTTTTACCTGGCAGATGACGGAGGAACAGAAACGGGAGGCAGCGGACTTTTACCGGGATTTATTTAAAGAGGCGTCCGACACGGCGCTCCGGTGCGCAAATGAGGGGCAGACTCTTTTTGTGATGGATGAGGTCTGCGCCGCCGTCCGGAGCGGACTGCTTGAGAAGGAGCAGATTCTTGAATTCCTGGATAGCTGTCCTGAGAATCTGGAGGTTGTGATGACAGGCAGGGATCCTGTACCGGAATTTACAGAGCGTGCGGATTATATATCGGAGATACGAAAGATCCGGCACCCATTTGACGATGGGGTGGCTGCGAGAAAAGGAATAGAATATTAA
- a CDS encoding zinc ribbon domain-containing protein, whose amino-acid sequence MKCPHCNQEINDDSQFCVFCGKSLNDTPAAEPQAENGVQEDASGEEADGQATAEPAAEADKQNEEGKTEETTAEETAQAGAAPAPEGGEPKSKKKWILPVAILAVIAIAAGVFAMTSQKNPKDVVIEAFKSIVAEGQTNPAEEIFGLTAMGEKLNKESSEVNMEMTVEGSSDETLNQLVSGKIGFTTLNDVENNKMFVSMGLGYADMNLANLEIYLDQKEMIMAIPELSSKAFSLNYADDLEGQVANSPYVGPILSEAGMDLTGLNNYLAKCTELASGDTELFNIQELWKRYKEGSKAIEDLKAAMTVEKADKKSFTIDGKEVNCDGYHTTITKDALVQFVTTTKEFFLNDETLKNDFIEYMNLMNELQGTMVMMSNPYAQTGEEMQQQLWTEAETQLDAVIAQLKESMGDLTMDVYVRKDGKMAGFSYETTAVIEDENVKLYGDVSFGGGYSMMSNVNAVLNIESDDGEVVTISADKTGTYEKDKVWAGTLKGTMGNGTESYGFVYTGDYNAETKDYNLSLDLLSGEDSQITISSSGMFTDLVKGESFDLEMSSIKLESPMITGTNEYIELSGKYAAGPLEQTVEVPAGDKFDILAATEDDYNNVSTEIMGNAFSLMMKFYQ is encoded by the coding sequence ATGAAATGCCCGCATTGCAACCAGGAAATCAATGATGACAGCCAATTTTGCGTATTTTGTGGAAAATCATTGAACGATACACCGGCAGCAGAGCCACAGGCAGAGAATGGTGTTCAGGAAGATGCTTCCGGCGAAGAGGCTGACGGCCAGGCTACAGCAGAGCCTGCAGCAGAAGCAGATAAACAGAATGAAGAAGGAAAGACGGAAGAAACTACGGCAGAAGAGACGGCACAGGCCGGAGCAGCGCCTGCACCGGAAGGCGGAGAGCCGAAGAGTAAGAAAAAATGGATCCTTCCCGTTGCAATTCTCGCTGTAATTGCCATTGCAGCCGGCGTGTTTGCGATGACATCACAGAAGAATCCCAAAGACGTTGTAATTGAAGCGTTCAAGAGCATTGTGGCTGAGGGCCAGACCAATCCGGCTGAGGAAATTTTCGGTTTAACCGCAATGGGAGAGAAGCTGAATAAGGAATCCAGCGAAGTTAATATGGAAATGACCGTGGAAGGTTCTTCCGATGAAACCCTGAATCAGCTTGTATCAGGAAAAATCGGATTTACAACCCTCAATGACGTTGAGAACAACAAGATGTTTGTTTCCATGGGCTTAGGTTATGCCGATATGAACCTGGCAAACCTGGAAATTTACCTGGATCAGAAAGAAATGATCATGGCAATTCCGGAACTGTCCTCCAAGGCATTTTCACTCAATTATGCCGATGATCTGGAAGGACAGGTTGCAAATTCCCCATACGTGGGACCTATCTTAAGTGAAGCCGGTATGGATTTGACAGGTCTTAACAATTACCTTGCCAAATGTACGGAACTGGCATCCGGTGATACGGAATTATTCAATATTCAGGAACTCTGGAAACGTTATAAAGAAGGCAGCAAGGCAATCGAAGATCTGAAGGCCGCGATGACGGTGGAAAAAGCAGATAAGAAATCGTTCACTATCGACGGCAAGGAAGTAAACTGTGACGGATATCACACCACGATCACAAAAGACGCCCTGGTTCAGTTTGTTACAACGACAAAAGAATTCTTCCTGAACGATGAGACACTGAAGAATGATTTTATCGAGTATATGAATCTGATGAACGAGCTTCAGGGAACCATGGTTATGATGTCCAATCCTTATGCACAGACAGGCGAGGAGATGCAGCAGCAGCTCTGGACCGAGGCCGAGACACAGCTTGACGCCGTGATTGCACAGTTAAAAGAGTCCATGGGTGATCTCACAATGGATGTATATGTAAGAAAAGACGGCAAGATGGCCGGATTCAGCTACGAGACAACCGCAGTGATTGAGGATGAGAATGTTAAGCTTTACGGCGACGTATCATTCGGCGGCGGTTACAGCATGATGTCCAATGTAAACGCAGTACTCAATATTGAGTCGGATGACGGCGAAGTTGTCACAATTTCCGCAGACAAGACAGGTACATACGAGAAAGATAAGGTATGGGCAGGTACTCTGAAGGGAACCATGGGCAATGGGACAGAGTCCTACGGCTTTGTTTACACAGGCGATTACAATGCTGAGACGAAGGATTACAATCTCTCTCTCGATTTACTGAGCGGAGAGGACAGCCAGATTACAATCAGCTCAAGCGGTATGTTTACCGACCTGGTAAAGGGAGAGTCCTTTGATCTGGAGATGTCTTCTATCAAGCTGGAATCACCGATGATTACAGGAACAAACGAGTATATTGAACTGTCAGGCAAATATGCCGCCGGTCCTCTGGAGCAGACGGTAGAAGTTCCGGCAGGCGACAAGTTTGACATTCTTGCGGCTACCGAGGATGATTACAACAATGTATCCACTGAAATTATGGGCAATGCGTTCAGCCTGATGATGAAATTCTATCAGTAG